DNA from Pelobacter propionicus DSM 2379:
ATAAGCCCGGGCGCCGAACAGAGCCTTGCAGCCGTTGCAGCGAACCTGGGGTTCGATGATAATAATTTTCAGGCTGGCACCCTCCAGAAGGGTACCCTTGGTGCATGAATCGAAGCAGAATTCGAGGGCGCCGGGGACGATGCCGGACAGTTCACCCACGTCCAGGGTTACGGACGTCACCCGACTCCCGGCAGCATTCTGCTCACAGATCGACACCACGTTCTTCATAATGGTCAACTCATGCATCAACAATCCTCGCTGTCAGGGTACTGCTTCCGTTACGCACCGCATAGACCGGTTGCGACGTTTCAGTGGCTGATAGTCTCACATTTTACGCCTGAGCTAAAGCACTTTTTAAAGCAGGCACGTCCGAACCACCTTCAATCGCGTAGCCGCTAAAACACGAACCCCCTTGTGTATCGTGTGCTGCCGATCGATACGCAAGGGGGCGTGTGTTCCGGGATGTAACGTTCCGGTCAGATCTTCTGCATCTTCTCGTAGATCACCAGGTCACCCGAGCCTCTGAGGTCTTCGGGATGGTACCGCGGCATGGGGAAGTCGCTTACCTGTTTGAATTCCACCGGCGCGGTCTTCTTGTCCACAAGCCCCGCGGCTACGGCTACGCCCCAGATGATGGCTTCAGGACGCGGAGGGCAGCCGGGAACGTAGTAGTTGACCGGGATCAGTTTCTCCACCGGGCCGTGCACGGCGTAGCTGTCGTGCCAGATGCCGCCGCCGCAGGCGCAGGAGCCGATGGCAAACACAAGCTTGGGGCCGGGCATGGCGGCGTAGGCGCGCTGGAGTGCCTTGCCGGTGGAGCGCATGGCAGGCCCCTGGCAGAGCATGACGTCGGCGTGACGGGGGGAACCAACCAGTTTGATCCCGAAACGCTCTACGTCATAGTACGGGGTGAGGACGTTCAAAACTTCGATGTCGCAGCCGTTGCACCCGCCGCTGTTGGCGTGGTAAACCCACAGCGAACGACCGAACACTTTCTGGCAAAGATTCTTTAGCATGACGGCGTTAGCCCTCCAGTTCTATGGTGAGGTCTTCGAGGATCGGCTGGCCGGGGAGGTAGGCCGTTGATTTGAAGACCCAGCGGTCGTTGGCAAGGTCGTCCGCGCGGTACCCTTTCATCTTCAGCGCTTCCAGCGGTGACTGCCCCTTGAAGCAGCGGCCGCAGCGCTGGCAGGTGCTCATGAACAGTTCCAGACGCTGCTGAAGATCGGTGATCTTGTTGGTGCCGTTCTCGAACTCGTGGCTCATGGTGATGGCGTCTTCAGGGCAGACGTCGGCACAGCGACCGCAGTAGGTGCAGCGGCGGCCAAGGTAGTGCAGGATCCGGATCTCCTGGCAGATGTCGTTGATCAGGATCTCACGGGACGGGCAGTTGTTGGCGCAACCGGCGCAGCCGATGCATTTGACGTGGTCCCAGATCGGACGGCCGCGGAAGCGTTCGGGCACGGGCTTGGACTCAAAGGGGTACGGCATGGTTACCCGGCCGGCGTTCAGGCAGATCGCGGTCTCTTTCAGTTTGCTCAGTATGGACATACATTCACCTCTATCAGAAGCCGTAGCTGGCGGCGGCCAGGGTTACCAGGGATACGGCCAGCATGATCGCGAAGTACCGGATGGCCTGGTCGATGCGGTAGCGGGCGTGGGTGGCGGCGATGGTGGTTACCAGAAGCACCATGGCGAAGACCTTGACCCAGAACAGGATGAAGCTGATCGGAGCGGCCAGACCGGAACCCCAGGGGACGAACAGGGAGACAAACAGGGCGCTGTACACCACCAGTTTGGCCATGTTGGCGTACTGGAACAGGGCCAGTTTGGGACCGGAGTATTCCACCATGGCCCCTTCCATGATCTCTGTTTCAGCTTCGGAGATGTCGAAGGGCGCACGACCCACGAAGGCCTGGAAGGCCAGCAGCATGATCACCAGCATGGCGAAGCCGGACAGCGCCATGCCGTTTGCGCCGTAGACCGAGCCGGAGAGCACTTCGTCCAGGTTGAAACTCCCCTTGGCCAGAGCGCCCATGACGATGGCGACGGCGAACAGCGGCTCAAGGGTGATCATGCACATCATCTCGCGGTTGATGCCGATCAGAGAGTAGGTGGAGCCGGAGGCCAGGCCGGCCAGCAGGGTGCAGATGCCGGCAAGGGTCATCAGCAGGATCAAAAGCAGAACGTCGCCGGAGCCGGACAGCGGGGCCTTGAAGCCCATGGGCACCAGGCAGGCGATGGTCAGCATGACCGCCAGGGGAAGATAGGCGGCGAAACGCTGCAGCACGGGGGCTTCACCGGATTCGATGTCGTCCTTGCCCAACAGTTTCAGGATATCCAGGTAGGGCTGGTTGATCGGAGGTCCCTGACGCGACTGGATACGGGCCGTTACCTTTCGAAGTACGCCCTGAAAGAGCGGAGCGAGCGCTAACACCAGGATGACGTTTACCAGGACGCCCACTATCATGTTCATGACGTTACTCTCCACAACTACCTCCTAGCCTTTCCGTGATCTGGACAACGAGAGAAGTTCGGCTTTTGTCCAGCTCTTGCGTGCGCCGGTCCTGATGTCGATGGTTTCCATGCGGTCGGTGCAGGACATGCACGGGTCGATGCCACCTAAGGAGATCTGCATGTCGGCTATGCGCTGGTCCTTGATCATGGCCGGGATACCCTGCAGGTTCTGATAGGTCGGAGCTCGGGCACGCCAGCGACGAGGACGGTTGTCGTCACCGGTGATGGCGAAGTGGTGGCTCTCACCGCGCGGGGCTTCGATGGAGGTGTAGCCAACCCGGCCAGCAGGAAGCTCCGTGGTGATGTCCGCTACCAGCGGGCCCTGCGGCATCTTGTCAAAGCACTGGCGGATGATGTTGATCGATTCGAAGACTTCCAGCATGCGCACCACCACACGGCCCCAGACGTCGGCGGTGTTGTGGGTGATGACTTTGAAGTCCACCCGGTCGTAGGCGGCGTAGGGGTGATCACGACGGGCGTCGATGTCAACGCCGCCCCCACGGGCGACCGGACCTACCAGGCCCATCTCTTTGCACAGCGCCTTGTCGGCCATGCCGACGCCGCTGGTACGGGCCATGATGTTCTTGTCCTTGCTGACGGCGGCGACGACCTGACGCCATTCGCTCTCCAGCTTGTCAAGGACGGCGCGGGTCTCGGCGATCAGCTCAGGCGTGAAGTCCCAGCGAACGCCACCGATGATGCCAAGGCCGTAGGTCTTGCGGTTGCCGGTGATCTTCTCGGCCAACCACATGATCGGTTCACGGATGCGCCAGGCCTGCATGAACAGGGTGTCGAAGCCCACCAGGTGGCAGGCAAGGCCGACCCACATGGGATGGCTGTGCAGACGCTCGATCTCAAGCATGATGGTGCGGATGAATTCGGCCCGCGGAGGAACGATGACCCCGGCCCCGTTCTCTACGGCCTGACAGAAAGCCAGGCTGTGCACGCAGCCGCAGATGCCGCAGATGCGCTCGGCCATCATGGGCACGTCGTTGTAGCCAAGTACCGATTCGGACAGCTTCTCGATGCCCCGGTGGACCATGAAGCCGCGGTATTCGCAGCCACGCACGAATTCGCCATCCACGTAGAGGCGGAAGTGCTCGGGCTCGTCAAGCGTCGGATGGAACGGGCCGAAGGGGACGGCGGTGCACCCGGGAGGGGTCTCGTCGAAGTCGAACTCGCGCTCTTCGTCGTACCCTTCCGGAATCTTGTTCCAGGCAAAGTCTTTCCGTAAGGGATGGTGACCATCGGGCCAGGCGTCGGGAAGAACCAGCCGCTTCGGATAGGGGTGACCCACAGGCTCGATGCCCAACAGGTCCTTGAGTTCGCGCTCGGCCCAGTTGGCAGCGGGAATGATCCCGGAGATGCTGTCGATGCGCGGGTTCTCACCCGGAAGCTGGCAGATGATGCTGAACAGGATCTTTTCCTTGTCAAAGGCGAACTGGTGGAAGACAAGGAATTTGCCGCTGTACGGACGGTCGTCAGAGCCTATGCTGATGACGTAGCGGGCATCCATGTCGCGGAAGATGTACTGGCAGATCGGTTTGACGCTGGCCGGGTCGATGTAGACCAACAGACGCATGTCGTTGACTACGTCGGCCTGCTGGATGGCGGAGCCGAATTTGTCTTTCAGTTGCTGGAGCTTTTTACTTACCATGGTTAGTCTTCCTTGATGCGTGTCTGGGGACGCGGATTGCCGCCGAGCCACCCGAAGCAGCGCTTGATTTCACCGTAGAAGTTGGAGGCGGCATAACGATAGCACTCTTCTTCGCGGGCATACCCGCACAGCCAGGCGTCGCCGCTCTTGCGGGTGGAACCGCCCTGCTTGGAGAAGGTGTACACGATGACGAAGGCTACTGCCAGGACGATAGCGATAACGATCGGCACGTACAGGGCGCCGCCGCCGATGGCGAAGAGACCCGTGGTGGCGCCGGCGGACATGGTGTTGGCGTCGGCCAGTTTCTCGGCAAAGCCCTGGCGGCTGGTGTTAAGCACCTGGCCCAGAACCTGGTACACGGCGCCGGGGGCAAGGCCGATGACGATGCACAGAAGCGCCATGATCAGCTGCGGAAGCTGCTGGGTCATGCCCACTTCAAGATTCCCCTGCTTGGCGGCCTGCTGTTTGACCACCGTGCTCTGGCGGGACAAAAAGGCGACGCCGAAGAATTTGATGTACATGGCAAGCGTCATGGCGCTGGTGAGGATGGCGATGATGGCGCAGACGGCAAGGTATTTGGCGCTCGTGCTCCCCTGGATGGTGGCGACGTAGATGCTCCATTTGCTGACAAAGCCGTTTAACAGCGGTACACCGGCGATGCCGAAGGAGGCGATCAGGACGGCAAAGCCGGTGACCGGCATGTACTTCCACAGGCCGCCCATTTTGTTTAAGTCCTGGGTGCCGGTTGCCTGGTACAGGGAGCCGGCGCTGAAGAACAGAAGACCCTTGAAGATGCCGTGGTTGATGGCGTGAAGCAGGCCGCCGCAGAAGGCGATGGCAGCCAGAGCAAGCAGTCTGTTGTCACCGGAGGGGACCAGGGCGACGCAGGCGCCAAGGGCAAGGATGATATAGCCCAGCTGACCGACGGAGCTGAAGGCCAGGAGCCGTTTGGTGTCGTCCTGTTTCATACCCTGCATGGTGCCGGTGAACAGGGTGATGGTGCCCAGGATGGCCAGGGCCATGCCCCACCTGCTCATGTCGTACTGGCCAAGCACGTCGGCCGGTACCAGCCACAGGAAGGTCCTCATCAGGCCGTAGACGCCGGTCTTGCTCATGACGCCGGAGATGAGAGCGGTTACCGGGGACGGAGCAGCGGCATAGGCGTCGGGTACCCACAGCTGACCGAAGGGCCACATGCCGACTTTAATGCCGAAGCCAACAAGGAACAGGGCCAGGCAGCCAGTGAGCGCACCCGGGTTGGTGGCGACCAGAGCCGGGATGCCTTCGGAAAGAACGTCGAAGTCGTAGGCAAGGCCAGGCTCGGCCGGGCCGCCGGCAATCATGGCGGCGCCGGCCATGGCGGCTACCATGGCGGCTTCCATGAAGACAAGGTACTTGAAGGCAGCGCCCTTGATGCCGGGCTTCTCACTCTCGAACAGCATCAGGATGAAGCTGGGGATGGTCATCAGCTGCCAGAAGGCGCAGAAGAACCACATGGTGTCGGTGATGGAGAGGATGCCGTACATGCCGCCCACGAACAGAAGCAGGAACGGATGATACATCGCCGCGCTCTTGGTGGGGAATTTCTCCACATGGACGATGGAGTACAGGGCCGCACAGACCCCGATCAGCACCGCAAGAAGCAAAAAGATGGAGCTCAGGCCGTCAACGTACAGGCGCAGCGTGTGACCACCCAGGGTGTAAAATGCCTCGGGATGGTGCGGGTTGGCAGGACCGCTGGTCAGTACCTGCACCGCCCGCGGCACGATCAAGACACCGCTGGCAACCATGGTCAGGAAGGAAAGCCAGCCGGACAGGCTCTTGCTCATGGAGAGCAAAAGCGTCACTACGGCACCGGCGGCGCAGATGCCGATCGATAAGAGTACTGCTTGTTCAGGAGTCATTATTGCACCTCTGCGAATGGCCCAAAGCCATGCACTCGTAGTCGGGAAACGTTAGATATCTTCCCCGAGCGTTTTCAGCTGTTCGTAGGTAAATACCGGGCCGTCGACGCAGACGTAGGAGACACCCACGCAGCAGTGGCCGCATTTGCCAACGCCGCATTTCATGTAGCGCTCCAGGGTCGAGACGATGTTGCTCTCCTTGAAGCCAAGGTCCAGGAGGTCCTTGATGACGAAGCGGAACATGATCGGCGGACCGCACACGAACGCTACCGTGTTGTCCACGTTCACCGTGACGCCAGGTTTCTTGAACAGGGAGCCGACCACGCCCACGTTACCGGTGTAACCGGGGCTGGCGCTGTCAACGGTGAGATAGAATTCCGCCCCACCCTTCTCCCAGACCTTCAGGTCTTCGGCGTACATCAGCGTCTCGGGGTTCTTGGCGCCGTAGAAGATCTGCACGCTCTTGAACTTGTCACGGTTGGCAAGGATATAGACGATGGTGGAACGCAGCGGGATCAGGCCGATACCGCCGGCGACGACGACGATGTTCTTGCCGTAGTACGATTCCATGGGGAAGCCGTTGCCAAAGGGACCTCTCAGCGCGAAACGGTCGCCCGGCTTGTACTCCTGGAAGGCGTTGGAGCAGACCCCTACCCTTCTCAAGGTGAAGAAGACTTTACCTTCAGTGGGAGAAGGCGGAAGCGAGAGGGTGAATTCGCCCTTGCCCGGGATGGTGACCAGGCAGAACATGCCAGGACCGAAGGTCGAAAGAAACTGTTTCTGATCCTCGGGGTTCTCCAGGTGCCAATGAACCGTTTTGACTTCCGGGATCTCGTCGTTCAAGGCGTCGACGATGGCGACCTTCGGCAGATAGATGTTATCAGCGGGTGATTGGTTCATTGCTTGTCACTCTCCGTTGTGGCGCGGCGGATCATTTCCACGACGCTCGGCATTCCTATGTCGCCGTGGCAGACCACGGCGCAGCGACCGCAGCCGATACAGGCGACCGACAGCTCGCGCTGGATGAAGTAGTGGTGCAGTTTCCGGAAGAAACGACGGTTGCGACGGTCATGCACGGCCTGGCGCGGGTTGTGGCCACCGGCCATTCTCGTAAAGCCGCTGAAGGCGCAGGCGTCCCACACTTTCAAGCGCTCGATCTCCGTCGGACCGATCTTACGGTCGGTGACGGTGAAACAGGTGCAGGCGGGGCAGACAAAGGTGCAGCCACCGCATTCGACACAGCGGTTGCCGATCTCGGTCCAGGTCTTGTTGCTTACCCGGTTGCCGGTGACGTAGCGTACGGCACCGGAGAACCAGGTGGTGGCGTCTTTCAGCTCTGTGCGGGCCGCTTCCAGCACTTCGGCCCGTTTCGTTACGTGGCCAGCCGTGCACTTCTTGTAGAAGGGGGCCGCAAACAGTGCCTCGCCCGCCGGACTGCCGGCTACGGCCATGTATTCGTCGTTGCCCAGGTCCATGAGCTGAAGGTCGAAGTTCTCACGGGCGGCAGGGCCGGAGTCGGTGCACAGGCAGAAGCACTGCTTGCCTATGTCCAGGTCCTTGTCCGTGCAGGCGAAGTTGACGATGAACAGGTTGTTCCGTTTCGCCTCGTGGTAGCCATCCTTGAAGTCACGCCCCAGGAAGAAGCGGTCCAGGTGGTAGATGCCACGCACGTCGCAGGAGCGCACGCCGAACAGGGCGCGCTTGGGAGCGTCCACGGTGGGCTCGAAGCTCAGGCTGTTCTTGGATTTGTCTTCGTGAATCTTCATGGTCCGTTCCATGTGCGGGAACACGAACCGTTTGGCCGGATAGTAGGGGTTGGGAACGTGCAACTGGACCTGGTCCCGGTTGGCGTCGGTGACTACGTCAAAGGCGCTGTCGCTACCGCGACCGAGGAAGGGGGCCAGGACCTCAAAGCCCTGTCCGCGCAGCTGATCGATTACGTTCAGCACATCGGCGCGGCTCAAGATACGTGCTTTCATGCGACCTCCGTTTCTACACGAACAGCCAGGAACCGGGCGTCATCCGCACCGCGCATCGCCTGCATCTGGCTCAGCTCCTGGTAGGGTACAAATACCGTGCCCCGCTTGACCTCGGGGGTGACGCGGGCAACGGTTACGGCGCAGCCGGAGCCGCCGCAGAGTTTGATCTTCTGCTTGTCCCGGATCTTCATCTCCTTGGCGTCGTCAGCATTGATCTCGACGAACCCTTGCGGATAGTCCAGGAGCATTACCCGGTATTCACGCTTTAAGATCTCGCTGTGGGCGATGAGGACGTTCTGGTTCCAGTAGTAGCTGGAGTTGCCCAGTACCAGGGTGAAGGGGAAGTCCGTGCTTAAGGCGGCGGGAGCCGAAGGCTTGGCGACCGGTACAAATTTGAAGCTGCCGGAACCGCCGCTAAACAGGATCGGCGTGCCGTGGGGCGCGTCCTTGGTGCAGGGCCACTGACGGCCGAATTCAACACCCAGGCTGTCGTAGTCGGCGGCGCTGTAGGAAGGTACGGCCCGGCCGATCTCGGCCATGACCGCTGCCGCGTCGGCATAGTTCCAGTCACTTCCCAGTGCCTTGGCCACCTGGGCGATCTGCTGCCAGGCAGGGGTGATCCCCTGAGGCGCAGGAACGGCCTGGCGGGCGAGCTGGATGCGACGCTCGGTGCTGGTGAAGCTGACCGTCTCTTCACCGAAGGCGGTGGTGGGAAGGACGACGTCGGCCAGTTTGGCGGTTTCAGTCAAAAACAGGTGCTGGACGATGACCAGCTCGCACTCTTCCAAAGCCTTGGCGGCGCTGCCCAGGGCGGCGGTGTTGACCGGGTCGTAACGGTCCAGCCAGACCGCCTTGATTTTACCCTTGGCACGGTCTTTCAGCACGGCTGCGGCCGTTACGCCGGGGGTAGCCGGAAGCTTGGCGCCATACACGCTTTCAAGCTCGCTCCCCGCGGAGAGCGGACGGTAGCCGGGAAGGCGGTCGGGAAGCATGCCCATGTCGCAGGTGCCCTGAAGGTTGTTGTGTTCGGCCAGCGGGAAGATGCCAGAGCCGACTTTGCCGATCTGGCCGGCCAGAAGCGCCAGGTTGACGGCCGCCCTGATGGAGTCGGAGTCACGGGTCTCGGCGCCGGTGGAGTACAGGATGGCCGAGGATTTTGATTTGGCGTAGGCTACGGCTACGGCTTCGATCTGTTCGGCAGGAACGCCGCAGGTCTGGGCGGCGGCGATCAGGTCGTACTGCTTGGCCTGGGCCAGAAAGGCATCGTAGTCAGAACAGTTGGCCTTGATGAAGGCAAGGTCCATCAGGCCGTGGTCCACGATCAGTTTGGCCATGGCGCCGTAGAGAACGGCTTCCGTGCCCGGGTTGATCTGCAGAAACCAGTCGGCGTTCTCGGCAACACGCTGACGACGCTCGCCGATGACCACCAGCTTGGCGCCGCTGAGTCTGGCGCGCAGCACCGTGCCCGCTACGGTGGGAAGCTGACGGGCAAGGTCAACGCCGTCGACGATGATCAGGTCGCTCTGCTCCAGGTCGTCGATGGAGTTGGTGGCGGCGGCAACACCCAGCATGTCCAGAAGGACGTTGACCGAGTTGTTGCTGTACACGCCGGCGCCATGGTCCACGTTGTTGGTGCCGATGACGCTGCGCGCAAGCTTCTGAAGAAGGTAGCTCTCTTCGTTGCAGCAACGCGGAGAGTTCAGAAAGGCGATCGAGTCGGGACCGGAGGCGCCCTTGATCTCCTTCAGACGTGAGGCGATGAACTCATACGCCTCCTGCCACGTCACTTCTTCGAGCTGGCCGTTCTTCCTGAGAAGCGGTGCCTTCAGGCGGTCGGGGGAGCTGGCAACTTCATGAACGTGCCAGCCGCGGATGCAGATTTTGCCCTTGTTTGCGGGGTGCGATACGCTGGGGTAGACGCCAGCAATGCGTTCAGGAGTAGTCTCAAGATAGAGACCACACCCTACGCCGCAAAAGGTGCAGGTGGTTAGACTTTGAGCCATGCGTCACTCCCGTTTCAACCCAATCCTGTCGCCGGGTGGGAAAGTCGGAATACACCGAGGAATTCCATAAGTTACGGATATGGTGGGATTTTTACTCTTACTTTTTTAGTCTCGGTAAAAGCTAGATGTTCGTACCACAACTGGCACGAGATTGTCAAACCCTATTTTATTTCGACCAAAGAAATAGCTACTTAGACATAATGCCACTCTTCACGGCTGTCATACGTTTCCGATCGATTGGAACGTTGTTAGCCTGACACACGAACCCCCTTGTGTATCGTGTGCTGCCGATCGATACGCAAGGGGGCGTGTGTTCCGGGATGTAACGTTCCGGTCAGATCTTCTGCATCTTCTCGTAGATCACCAGGTCACCCGAGCCTCTGAGGTCTTCGGGATGGTACCGCGGCATGGGGAAGTCGCTTACCTGTTTGAATTCCACCGGCGCGGTCTTCTTGTCCACAAGCCCCGCGGCTACGGCTACGCCCCAGATGATGGCTTCAGGACGCGGAGGGCAGCCGGGAACGTAGTAGTTGACCGGGATCAGTTTCTCCACCGGGCCGTGCACGGCGTAGCTGTCGTGCCAGATGCCGCCGCCGCAGGCGCAGGAGCCGATGGCAAACACAAGCTTGGGGCCGGGCATGGCGGCGTAGGCGCGCTGGAGTGCCTTGCCGGTGGAGCGCATGGCAGGCCCCTGGCAGAGCATGACGTCGGCGTGACGGGGGGAACCAACCAGTTTGATCCCGAAACGCTCTACGTCATAGTACGGGGTGAGGACGTTCAAAACTTCGATGTCGCAGCCGTTGCACCCGCCGCTGTTGGCGTGGTAAACCCACAGCGAACGACCGAACACTTTCTGGCAAAGATTCTTTAGCATGACGGCGTTAG
Protein-coding regions in this window:
- the hypA gene encoding hydrogenase maturation nickel metallochaperone HypA, with amino-acid sequence MHELTIMKNVVSICEQNAAGSRVTSVTLDVGELSGIVPGALEFCFDSCTKGTLLEGASLKIIIIEPQVRCNGCKALFGARAYHDSCPECGGFDIEILFGEELRVKELEVV
- a CDS encoding NADH-quinone oxidoreductase subunit B family protein, which translates into the protein MLKNLCQKVFGRSLWVYHANSGGCNGCDIEVLNVLTPYYDVERFGIKLVGSPRHADVMLCQGPAMRSTGKALQRAYAAMPGPKLVFAIGSCACGGGIWHDSYAVHGPVEKLIPVNYYVPGCPPRPEAIIWGVAVAAGLVDKKTAPVEFKQVSDFPMPRYHPEDLRGSGDLVIYEKMQKI
- a CDS encoding 4Fe-4S dicluster domain-containing protein, yielding MSILSKLKETAICLNAGRVTMPYPFESKPVPERFRGRPIWDHVKCIGCAGCANNCPSREILINDICQEIRILHYLGRRCTYCGRCADVCPEDAITMSHEFENGTNKITDLQQRLELFMSTCQRCGRCFKGQSPLEALKMKGYRADDLANDRWVFKSTAYLPGQPILEDLTIELEG
- a CDS encoding respiratory chain complex I subunit 1 family protein — protein: MNMIVGVLVNVILVLALAPLFQGVLRKVTARIQSRQGPPINQPYLDILKLLGKDDIESGEAPVLQRFAAYLPLAVMLTIACLVPMGFKAPLSGSGDVLLLILLMTLAGICTLLAGLASGSTYSLIGINREMMCMITLEPLFAVAIVMGALAKGSFNLDEVLSGSVYGANGMALSGFAMLVIMLLAFQAFVGRAPFDISEAETEIMEGAMVEYSGPKLALFQYANMAKLVVYSALFVSLFVPWGSGLAAPISFILFWVKVFAMVLLVTTIAATHARYRIDQAIRYFAIMLAVSLVTLAAASYGF
- a CDS encoding hydrogenase large subunit, which produces MVSKKLQQLKDKFGSAIQQADVVNDMRLLVYIDPASVKPICQYIFRDMDARYVISIGSDDRPYSGKFLVFHQFAFDKEKILFSIICQLPGENPRIDSISGIIPAANWAERELKDLLGIEPVGHPYPKRLVLPDAWPDGHHPLRKDFAWNKIPEGYDEEREFDFDETPPGCTAVPFGPFHPTLDEPEHFRLYVDGEFVRGCEYRGFMVHRGIEKLSESVLGYNDVPMMAERICGICGCVHSLAFCQAVENGAGVIVPPRAEFIRTIMLEIERLHSHPMWVGLACHLVGFDTLFMQAWRIREPIMWLAEKITGNRKTYGLGIIGGVRWDFTPELIAETRAVLDKLESEWRQVVAAVSKDKNIMARTSGVGMADKALCKEMGLVGPVARGGGVDIDARRDHPYAAYDRVDFKVITHNTADVWGRVVVRMLEVFESINIIRQCFDKMPQGPLVADITTELPAGRVGYTSIEAPRGESHHFAITGDDNRPRRWRARAPTYQNLQGIPAMIKDQRIADMQISLGGIDPCMSCTDRMETIDIRTGARKSWTKAELLSLSRSRKG
- a CDS encoding complex I subunit 5 family protein — translated: MTPEQAVLLSIGICAAGAVVTLLLSMSKSLSGWLSFLTMVASGVLIVPRAVQVLTSGPANPHHPEAFYTLGGHTLRLYVDGLSSIFLLLAVLIGVCAALYSIVHVEKFPTKSAAMYHPFLLLFVGGMYGILSITDTMWFFCAFWQLMTIPSFILMLFESEKPGIKGAAFKYLVFMEAAMVAAMAGAAMIAGGPAEPGLAYDFDVLSEGIPALVATNPGALTGCLALFLVGFGIKVGMWPFGQLWVPDAYAAAPSPVTALISGVMSKTGVYGLMRTFLWLVPADVLGQYDMSRWGMALAILGTITLFTGTMQGMKQDDTKRLLAFSSVGQLGYIILALGACVALVPSGDNRLLALAAIAFCGGLLHAINHGIFKGLLFFSAGSLYQATGTQDLNKMGGLWKYMPVTGFAVLIASFGIAGVPLLNGFVSKWSIYVATIQGSTSAKYLAVCAIIAILTSAMTLAMYIKFFGVAFLSRQSTVVKQQAAKQGNLEVGMTQQLPQLIMALLCIVIGLAPGAVYQVLGQVLNTSRQGFAEKLADANTMSAGATTGLFAIGGGALYVPIVIAIVLAVAFVIVYTFSKQGGSTRKSGDAWLCGYAREEECYRYAASNFYGEIKRCFGWLGGNPRPQTRIKED
- a CDS encoding FAD/NAD(P)-binding protein, producing the protein MNQSPADNIYLPKVAIVDALNDEIPEVKTVHWHLENPEDQKQFLSTFGPGMFCLVTIPGKGEFTLSLPPSPTEGKVFFTLRRVGVCSNAFQEYKPGDRFALRGPFGNGFPMESYYGKNIVVVAGGIGLIPLRSTIVYILANRDKFKSVQIFYGAKNPETLMYAEDLKVWEKGGAEFYLTVDSASPGYTGNVGVVGSLFKKPGVTVNVDNTVAFVCGPPIMFRFVIKDLLDLGFKESNIVSTLERYMKCGVGKCGHCCVGVSYVCVDGPVFTYEQLKTLGEDI
- a CDS encoding 4Fe-4S dicluster domain-containing protein; translated protein: MKARILSRADVLNVIDQLRGQGFEVLAPFLGRGSDSAFDVVTDANRDQVQLHVPNPYYPAKRFVFPHMERTMKIHEDKSKNSLSFEPTVDAPKRALFGVRSCDVRGIYHLDRFFLGRDFKDGYHEAKRNNLFIVNFACTDKDLDIGKQCFCLCTDSGPAARENFDLQLMDLGNDEYMAVAGSPAGEALFAAPFYKKCTAGHVTKRAEVLEAARTELKDATTWFSGAVRYVTGNRVSNKTWTEIGNRCVECGGCTFVCPACTCFTVTDRKIGPTEIERLKVWDACAFSGFTRMAGGHNPRQAVHDRRNRRFFRKLHHYFIQRELSVACIGCGRCAVVCHGDIGMPSVVEMIRRATTESDKQ
- a CDS encoding molybdopterin oxidoreductase family protein — protein: MAQSLTTCTFCGVGCGLYLETTPERIAGVYPSVSHPANKGKICIRGWHVHEVASSPDRLKAPLLRKNGQLEEVTWQEAYEFIASRLKEIKGASGPDSIAFLNSPRCCNEESYLLQKLARSVIGTNNVDHGAGVYSNNSVNVLLDMLGVAAATNSIDDLEQSDLIIVDGVDLARQLPTVAGTVLRARLSGAKLVVIGERRQRVAENADWFLQINPGTEAVLYGAMAKLIVDHGLMDLAFIKANCSDYDAFLAQAKQYDLIAAAQTCGVPAEQIEAVAVAYAKSKSSAILYSTGAETRDSDSIRAAVNLALLAGQIGKVGSGIFPLAEHNNLQGTCDMGMLPDRLPGYRPLSAGSELESVYGAKLPATPGVTAAAVLKDRAKGKIKAVWLDRYDPVNTAALGSAAKALEECELVIVQHLFLTETAKLADVVLPTTAFGEETVSFTSTERRIQLARQAVPAPQGITPAWQQIAQVAKALGSDWNYADAAAVMAEIGRAVPSYSAADYDSLGVEFGRQWPCTKDAPHGTPILFSGGSGSFKFVPVAKPSAPAALSTDFPFTLVLGNSSYYWNQNVLIAHSEILKREYRVMLLDYPQGFVEINADDAKEMKIRDKQKIKLCGGSGCAVTVARVTPEVKRGTVFVPYQELSQMQAMRGADDARFLAVRVETEVA